Part of the Actinomycetota bacterium genome is shown below.
TCGAGCACGTGGGGCTGGCGAGCCTGCGCGTCTACCTCCAACGCCTGTACGGCCTCCTGCGGCCGCAGGGACGCCTCCTCAACCACGCCATCGCCCGCCCGCCCGGCGATCGGCCCCGCTTCGCCCGAGCCAGCTTCATCGATCGCTACGTCTTCCCCGACGGCGAGCTCCACGAGGTCGGCGAGGTCGTGTCCGCGATGCAGCGCGAGCGCTTCGAGGTCCGCCACGTCGAGAGCCTGCGCGAGCACTATGCCCTGACCCTGCGCCGCTGGGTCGCCAATCTCGAGGGGGGTTGGGACGAAGCGGTGGCCGAGGCGGGGATCGCGCGCGCTCGCATCTGGCGGCTCTACATGGCCGCCTCGGCGCTGAACTTCGAGGCGGGACGCACCCAGGTCCACCAGGTGCTGGCGGTGCGCGCCGACGGCGGGCGGAGCGACATGCCGCTGCGACCGTCGTTCGACCGCGACATCGCCCGGCCCTGAGCCGGGCGGGCTCGATTCCGCGGGTTGAAGGTTGACGCGACCCTCTCGATAGGCTCGGCGCATCGCCCCCCGACCCCGAGTCGCGCGGTTGCTCGCCATCCTCGGACCGCTGCTGGTCGCGGGATGCGGCTCGCGTTACGGCGCGACCCGATCCGCTTCTGAGCAGGGTGACGACATCCTCGGGCTCTGGCGCGGGCTGTTCTGGGTTGCGGCGATCATCGGTGCGCTCGTCATGGGCCTCATCCTCTGGGCCGTCTTCCGCTACCGCCACCGCGGACCGGTCGAGGAGCTGCCGGCGCAGACCCACTCCAACATCCCGCTCGAGATCTTCTACACCGCGGTGCCCCTGCTCATCGTCGTCGTCCTCTTCAGCGTCAACGTCGTCACCCAGAACCGGGTGACGAAGCTGAGCGACCACCCCGACGTGCGCGTCGAGGTCACCGCCTTCCAGTGGCAGTGGCGCTTCCGGTACGTGCAGGAGGACATCACGATCGTCGGCGACCTCGAACACCCGCCGACGCTCGTGCTGCCCGTCAACCGGACGGTGCGGTTGAAGCTGCGCACCACCGACGTCATCCATTCCTTCTACGTGCCCGCCTTCCTCGAGAAGCGAGACCTCATCCCCGGAGTCGACAACCAGATCGACGTGCGCCCGAACCGGGTCGGTCGCTTCGTCGGTCACTGCGCCGAGTTCTGCGGCCTGGCGCACGACCGCATGGGGTTCGACGTCGAGACGCTGACCCCCGCCGCCTTCGACCGGTGGGCGCGCGCGAAGCGGGGCCGGGCCGCGTGACGCTCGTCGACGAGCGACCGTCCGCGTCGGAGCCCGCTGGCGTCCGGCCGCGGTCGACGGGTCTCGTCGACTGGCTGACGACTACGGACCACAAGAAGATCGGCCTGCTCTACATGGGCACNNNNNNNNNNNNNNNNNNNNNNNNNNCGTGCTCATCCGCGCCCAGCTGGCCGAGCCGGACAACCACCTGCTCTCGGAGTCGACCTACAACCAGGTGTTCACCATGCACGGCAGCGTGATGGTCTACCTGTTCGCGGTGCCGATGGGGATGGGCCTCGCCAACTACCTCGTGCCACTGCAGATCGGCGCGCCCGACATGGCGTTCCCGCGTCTCAACGCGCTCTCCTACTGGCTCTACCTCTTCGGTGGGCTCACGATGCTGGGCGG
Proteins encoded:
- the coxB gene encoding cytochrome c oxidase subunit II, with the protein product MAPRPRVARLLAILGPLLVAGCGSRYGATRSASEQGDDILGLWRGLFWVAAIIGALVMGLILWAVFRYRHRGPVEELPAQTHSNIPLEIFYTAVPLLIVVVLFSVNVVTQNRVTKLSDHPDVRVEVTAFQWQWRFRYVQEDITIVGDLEHPPTLVLPVNRTVRLKLRTTDVIHSFYVPAFLEKRDLIPGVDNQIDVRPNRVGRFVGHCAEFCGLAHDRMGFDVETLTPAAFDRWARAKRGRAA